The Salvelinus fontinalis isolate EN_2023a chromosome 13, ASM2944872v1, whole genome shotgun sequence DNA segment CGGACCTGCTGTCTCAGGCCGGGGGAACTCTGTGGCATCCAGTATAGTGAAACATAGGGAAGGTTACGCATGTAACCATGGTTATGTGAGTAATTTGGATCACTCCAATCCTCTACGGTGCTAGAGGCACCTCAAAAATGATGTAGAGAATGTGTGTACATGGGAGTAAATCTGTAAATCCTCACCTCGCGGATGTATCCCTCTGCCGCAGAGTGATACCAATATTTTGGAGTGATCCAAATAGCTCACATAACCATGGTTACATACGTAACTTTTGATCCTTCCTTAAGCCttagtcccacccagttgactaatttaaaatggtggaagtcctcaatggcaatgtccatgcaaaaacaggttatttCCAAGTAGGGATCTCTATCGCTATGGTTCCTCACAAGTTTCTCCCTATCACTCAGTCGCACTGGTTGGTTGAATAACTGAGTTCTCAACTGACCCAGGGTCAGCCCTTGTCTGGTAACCAGAGCATGTTTTTGAACAGGCTGTGTAGCATTTCTCAGTCAGCACGTTGGCCTATTTATAGCACTAACACATGATCTTCAGAAGGGACAGAtaccatgcagtagtactgtagcGGCACAAGGGAAATGGTTTACTTCAGGTAATTTTGAGACTATGGACTATAAGACAGTTGTGTAACAATTGAGTCTGTGGTTTGAAAGCTTTAAACTTTTTAGTTTTACATTATAATATAAGGTTAAGTATAAAGTAAAGGTTGCATTCAAAATGTCTTTCTGTTTAAAGGGATTTGAGTTGATCAATGTTGAACTGAAGAATAAGAACATGGTATGTTTCATTTTATTTAAATTGAAGCTTACTTTATGGCATGTTAAAGTaaaaaccacaatacaaccacattgAACAACATTTCTCAATGTTTTCATTGAATTGATTTAGTCATAATGTTTTTGTGGGGAAGGTGTACTATGGAGCTTCTGTGAAACAGTTGATGCTGTTTCCCTATACAAAATAGTTAACCATGTCTAGCCCACAAGACTTTAGATGCGTGTTTACAATTCATGTTTAGTGTACAAGTGGAGACTATGCCATCCCATGACTTAAAATATGTGAGAGGTGAAGTAGTTTTGACTGTGTTCTCTTCCCCTCACactttctttcattctctctctctttccatccctcttcCATCAGAGACGTCATTGCCTTTCCTCTCGTCCACCCCGTCCTGCCGGTCATCGCCACTGTGACAGCTGCTACAGCCGGCGGTGTAAGGCCCCCGTGGAGATCTCCGTGTCTTGTGTGCTCATCCCCTGCCGCCTTTTGTGTGGAGCCCTGTTCCACATGTGCAAAGAGGAGGAGCATGTGCTCCTCTGCCCCAATGAGAAGGTGCCATGCCTCAACGCCGCCTTCGGCTGTCCAATCATCATGCCCCGTTCCTGGCAGGCGGGCCACCTGCAGGTCTGTCCCGCCAGTGTGGTGTGCTGCTCAATGGAGTGGATCCGCTGGCCAGCCGATGAAGCCTACGCAAACACACACCTCGAtgtccacgcacacacacacaccctgcacgaGAACCTGCTGAAGGAGGAGAAGGCAGGAGAACAGTTGGACCTGGCCATGGCCCTGGATGATCAGAGACACTTGTTCGCACGTATGAAGATGAAGACTCTCTACCCAGAGATGATAGtgaaggtggagggagaggaagaggagaagaaagaagagaagaaaaaggagaagacagaagacTGGGCCACAGTGCATCCAAGAAATGGGGCCTCCACCCTCTGTACGGGTGCTGATGGTGGGTGGAGTGAAGATAGGCCATAATTTGTCCTATCTGGTAACTGGATTTTCTGGACAAATCCAAAATGTTATTTGAACTTTATTTCAACTTTGTTATAAATTACAATAACTTGTTTTCCCTCATTAGTATCCTCTCTCTCCACGCCAGGCGTTCCAGAAACAGCAGTGACAGACCTGTCAGACTTTTCtttggagaaggaggagggagatgtgGGTGCGGAGGAACCAGGGGGAGACATCAGCTCTGACAGATACAACAGGTATGAGAGGATGTTCAACATGGATAAAGGAGGCTGTAATGTGGACACTAAAAACAGCCGGGGCAGGGAAGGGAAGGAGTGGAACCATTGGATGGAGTTGGAGGAGCAGTCGTgcagagagaagaaggagagaagagatgcAGAAGGGTTGATGGGCGCTCTGCAAGCTCCAGAAGCTCCAGGGAGACCAAGGGGGACCGAGGACAACCGTAATGCCACAGGGACTACAGGTATGGCCCCGTGGCAGGACGGGGTCCTGCAGCGCATGGCCAAGGAGGTCACCCCCCAGGAATTCAACATGTACCTAGTGCACCACGGACGCATGCTGCTCACCTTTGGCCAGATGGATGCCTGCACGCCACGGGAAAAAGACTTTGTCTATGGAAACATAGAGCCCATCCCTGTTCAGACACTGTACTCCTTCAAGGTAAGGGTGGAAGGTAGAACTGAGGCCTGCATTGACTTCACACACAATGTGAAAAATAAGGGCAGGCAGAAACATGATGCAGTTCTGTTGATTTCTTTCTCTCTAAGGCATATGCATGGTCACGTACACACAGATACAAACACTTACAGACACACATCTCTGTAAAGTAATGTCATGTAGccatgttactgtatgtgttattaATCATTGTTCCCCTGCAGGTCCCTGTCAGCTACCGTGAGAAGCAGCGTAGTGTCCACTACTATGACGCATCAGCCCGTGCCGAGAGTACCTGGGCCTGTGTGGATACGTCTGACCTGGGGGCATTAAAGGAGTCCTGGTGGACGGACGAGGCTGACAGCACACTACTGGGATacgcagagagagaggtcatgggGCATCAGGTATCAGAAGAGCTCAGCAGGTTCAAATAAGTGCCAGTGCTAGGTGCAATAAAATGCTGTTTCAAGAAAAGAGCATACGTTTCACAGCTATCAGAACAGAAATACAATACGTACATCCACAGCACATAAAGATATTATAGCGATGTTAATGCAACACTTGGCTACTTTATCAAGTGGTTTGGATCTGTTGGTGTGACAGCTAAGTT contains these protein-coding regions:
- the fbxo40.2 gene encoding F-box only protein 40 — encoded protein: MSFCLKGFELINVELKNKNMRRHCLSSRPPRPAGHRHCDSCYSRRCKAPVEISVSCVLIPCRLLCGALFHMCKEEEHVLLCPNEKVPCLNAAFGCPIIMPRSWQAGHLQVCPASVVCCSMEWIRWPADEAYANTHLDVHAHTHTLHENLLKEEKAGEQLDLAMALDDQRHLFARMKMKTLYPEMIVKVEGEEEEKKEEKKKEKTEDWATVHPRNGASTLCTGADGVPETAVTDLSDFSLEKEEGDVGAEEPGGDISSDRYNRYERMFNMDKGGCNVDTKNSRGREGKEWNHWMELEEQSCREKKERRDAEGLMGALQAPEAPGRPRGTEDNRNATGTTGMAPWQDGVLQRMAKEVTPQEFNMYLVHHGRMLLTFGQMDACTPREKDFVYGNIEPIPVQTLYSFKVPVSYREKQRSVHYYDASARAESTWACVDTSDLGALKESWWTDEADSTLLGYAEREVMGHQISEERGQDGLYVDMGMQTHSFKTAPFRRDTTLADLTRDRPLKLRLQLHAGSTSSRHNKASSAFTFLCGHSFQRREFPKHFRNVHTDIQTCASGWFEQRCPLAYLGCTYSQRRLEPFKQPATVTYNQELSIFNLRPTVPAPQGEGPEPLKPSKSQSASEPVPTPRRRRSRGEGDCDSLSALPSEVLCHMASFLDSLSLSQLALVSRLMREVCSSLLQDRGMVSLLWEKKTYKSGVAKWKAKTVWEFSHLFSTVDLWRFIDNVPSMSEHLKVCPYYQTWVPPKPVALPSMSHLQGGTQEQDNQQRQSLVAQFMGNR